The DNA segment AGGTTGAGCGTCACCACCACCCGGCGCACCGGTGAGACGTGGAATGTCACCGCCTCCACCAGCGACGCGGACGCCACCGGCTCCGGGTTGCTTTCGAAGAGCACCCGGTCCCGGCCATAGCCCTGCGTCTCCAGCAGCCGCAGGAGCGGCCCCAGGTCGAAGTCCTTCGCGCGGGCGCGGATGCGCCGCTCCAGCGGGGACAACAGCGGCGAGGCGCCGTTCATGATTCAAGCCGCCTCACTCGCCCGGCCCCACGAAGGCGCCCAGGTCCACCTGGTAGAACTGCGACAGCGTGCGCCACTCCATGGTGTCCTTGCGCTCCCAGTGCTCCTGGATGTCCCCCACGTGGCGGTTGAGCAGCGCGCCGAACGACGAGAAGAGCTCCGGCAGGTAGCGCCGCGGGTCGAACTCCTCCAGCGTCCGCAGCACGTCGTCGCTCACCATCGCGGCCTTCTGGAAGTCGCCGCGCTCCACCAGCACCTCGAAGGCCTTGAGCTTGTCGCACAGCTCCAGGAGGTGCACCGACCCGCGCAGCTGCAGCGGCCCCGTCGTGCGGGGGAACGGCGAGGGCGGCGTGGCCGCGGCTGATGCCGCGGAGGCCTTCGCGCCGCGTCCCTTCGCGGGGGCGGCCGGCTTCGCGGGCTCCGGGGCCGGCGCGGGAGCGGCCGCGCGCTCCTGCGTCGTCTCCTTCAGCCACTGTCCCAGGCCCGCCAGCCCCTGCGCCCCGTTGCGGAACGCGGCGCCTTCCAGCGCGCCCTGCAGGGCCTGGATGCCGCGCAGGGCGTCCTTGCGCTTGCCGTCCGTGAAGCCCTTGGTCCACGTCTCCCAGCCCGCGTCCCGCTTGCCGTGGTGATACTTCAGCGCGCTCAGCAGCGTCTGGAACAGCCACGTCAGCGCCTTGTTGAGCAGCACCGCGGCCTTGGACTTGTCCTTCCCCTCGGCCTGGGCGGACT comes from the Corallococcus macrosporus genome and includes:
- a CDS encoding type VI secretion system protein IglI family protein, whose protein sequence is MRDLSLCLRPVEGGSLERLESHDQRFLTVADLVQREAYAEAADAIEALDAEGAYEIRLSAYYLFAALREDGLARLPEVLEVLAALTRAAAEESAQAEGKDKSKAAVLLNKALTWLFQTLLSALKYHHGKRDAGWETWTKGFTDGKRKDALRGIQALQGALEGAAFRNGAQGLAGLGQWLKETTQERAAAPAPAPEPAKPAAPAKGRGAKASAASAAATPPSPFPRTTGPLQLRGSVHLLELCDKLKAFEVLVERGDFQKAAMVSDDVLRTLEEFDPRRYLPELFSSFGALLNRHVGDIQEHWERKDTMEWRTLSQFYQVDLGAFVGPGE